The Klebsiella africana sequence ACGCGCAGATCGCCCTGCTCCAGCTCCGCCGCAAACGCGCTGCTCACGCCGTACCGGCAGTGGTAGCCCTCTTCAATGCTCTCCCGGCCATAGGCGCGGGCAATCAGCGTATTCGCCCGCAGCTCGACGACGGCAGAGGTCTCCACCAGCGAGCAGCTGAGGGGAGCGATCACCATCCGCCCTTCACTGTCGGTTTCCGCATGTCCGGCGTCCTGCCAGCCGAGCACGTTGCGGGCGTATTCAATCACCGCATGCTGAAAGCCGCCGCAGGTGCCGAGGAAAGGAATGCTGTTTTCCCGGGCATAGCGGATCGCGGTAAACGCGCCTTCCGGGTGACGATACGGGCTGCCGGGAACGACCCAGACGGCATCGTACTCCGCCAGCGCCTCGCCGGAGACAATCGACGGGGTGGCGAGCCAGTCATATTTCACCGGCTGCTCCAGCACGGCGGCGGCATCGTCTATCGCCAGGGGAATAGCCTGATGGGCAACAATATCGGGGTGATAATCGCCGACGAGGGCGAGGCGTAAAGGAGTATTCATAGCAGGTTCCTTATGTCTGGACGAGACGGGCAGCACAAGGCACGTCAGAATAGCGATCCCCCCGGCGGAACACAATCCTTATTTTCACCCCGCCGTCGTGGCTGACGGGTGAGGTATACTGGAGCAAGCGCGTAAGGGAGAAAGAATGAAAAGTAAGCTTTTGGTCAGCGCCTGCCTGATGGGATTCCAGGTGCGGTATAACGGTAGCGAGAAGGCACAGCTGGCGGCGACGCTGTCCCGCTGGCAGCAGGCGGAGCGGCTGGTGATCCACTGCCCGGAACTGGCGGCCGGTCTGCCTACACCTCGTCTGCCGGCGGAGATCGTCGGCGGCACCGGCGGGGATGTCCTTGCCGGGCGGGCACGGATCGTGGAAAGTGATGGCCGCGACGTTACCGGACATTATCAGCTGGCCGCCTGGCTGGCGCTCCACGCCGCCCGGGAAGCGGGCTGTCAGGCTGCGTTACTCACCGACGGCAGCCCCACCTGCGGCAGCCAGTTTGTTTATGACGGTTCCTTTCGCGCACGACGCAAAGCGGGCGCTGGGGTCGCGGCCGAGCTGCTGCGCGCCCACGGCATCACGGTATTTTCCGACGGGCAAATCCCGCAGTTGCTCGCCTGGATGGCACAGAGGGAGCAGGATGATGATTCAGTGTAAACGGGTGTATGACCCGCAGGAAAGCAGCGATGGCTATCGGGTGCTGGTCGATCGTCTCTGGCCGCGGGGGCTCAAAAAAGAGGCGCTGGCCTGTGATGAATGGTGCAAGGCGTTGTCGCCTTCCACAGAGCTGCGAAAAGCCTTTCACGGCGAGGCGATCGATTTCACCCACTTCAGCCAGCGCTATCGTCAGGAGCTCGACACCCATCGCGAAACAGGCCTGCGGCTGGCGGCGCTGGCGCAGCGCCAGCCACTGACGTTGCTATACGCTGCGAAGAACACCGAGCAGAATCATGCCCAGGTGCTGGCCGCCTGGCTGGCGGCCCTACCGGTTACGATTTAGCCGGATGGTCCCGGCGCCACAGCGCCCACTCGTCAAGAGTTTCGCCGCTGGGCAGTTTGCACTGGGTGCTGACGCCCTGCGGCGTTTGCACCGGCACCCGGGTACCGCCGGATTGCTGACAGTACACTGCCGCGGGATTGGGCATGCCGATGGTTTTCGTCGGCGCAGTGGGCTGCGGCTGGGCACAGCCGGCCAGCGCCAGGGGCAAAATAGCCAGTAACTTTTTCATCTTTTCTCCCTTTCTTCAATGTCCGGTAATTTTACCCCTAATCTTCACGTTTTCTCCATCTTGCCTGCACTTTTGCCCCGTAGAGTAGCCCCTGTTCTCGAACTGACCAGAGAACAGATCATTCCATAATCAATGAGTTTTTCCCCGTCGCCCCCGACGGGGCTTTTTTTTGGGATTTAA is a genomic window containing:
- a CDS encoding putative hemolysin — translated: MKKLLAILPLALAGCAQPQPTAPTKTIGMPNPAAVYCQQSGGTRVPVQTPQGVSTQCKLPSGETLDEWALWRRDHPAKS
- a CDS encoding DUF488 domain-containing protein codes for the protein MIQCKRVYDPQESSDGYRVLVDRLWPRGLKKEALACDEWCKALSPSTELRKAFHGEAIDFTHFSQRYRQELDTHRETGLRLAALAQRQPLTLLYAAKNTEQNHAQVLAAWLAALPVTI
- a CDS encoding CTP synthase C-terminal region-related (seleno)protein, whose product is MNTPLRLALVGDYHPDIVAHQAIPLAIDDAAAVLEQPVKYDWLATPSIVSGEALAEYDAVWVVPGSPYRHPEGAFTAIRYARENSIPFLGTCGGFQHAVIEYARNVLGWQDAGHAETDSEGRMVIAPLSCSLVETSAVVELRANTLIARAYGRESIEEGYHCRYGVSSAFAAELEQGDLRVTGWDEEGEIRAVELVTHPFFVATLFQHERHALDGRPAPLVQAFLRAAAQ
- a CDS encoding DUF523 domain-containing protein, which gives rise to MKSKLLVSACLMGFQVRYNGSEKAQLAATLSRWQQAERLVIHCPELAAGLPTPRLPAEIVGGTGGDVLAGRARIVESDGRDVTGHYQLAAWLALHAAREAGCQAALLTDGSPTCGSQFVYDGSFRARRKAGAGVAAELLRAHGITVFSDGQIPQLLAWMAQREQDDDSV